A part of Candidatus Omnitrophota bacterium genomic DNA contains:
- a CDS encoding sigma-54 dependent transcriptional regulator translates to MPPKILIVDDDDSILRLLEMHLGKLGYRTHCESSGAGMRTALLEDDFDAVLMDFNLPDGNGIAFIQEVHETAPDLPVIIITAHSSIERAVDAMRKGAHDFSPKPIDFNRLAVSVKNAVEWFALKRKVAKLERSKKSGLCGLLGGSPEMQVIYRIIENVASSKAPVLITGESGTGKELAAQAIHQLSPRAGQELIDVNCSAIPKDLLESELFGHERNAFTGANERYIGRCERADKSTLFLDEIAEMNAALQPKLLRFLEEHAFYRVGGKEKLSVDIRIVSATNRDPMEAIRQGQLREDLYYRLNVVNIHFPPLRERPEDIPDLAAHFLEKFAQTNGKNFHEIGADAENALCEYSWPGNVRELQNCIQQAVVLNTGERLEWEMLPEPVRAKAKTPSVSKDFGEEEVAMSHSEDGIVPVEVYEKQAIEKALRIVNGNVAKAATGLHLSQATLYRKIKDYEIVLKRFKKS, encoded by the coding sequence ATGCCGCCGAAAATTCTTATCGTGGATGACGATGACTCCATACTTAGATTATTGGAAATGCACTTAGGAAAATTGGGGTATCGCACGCATTGCGAGTCGAGCGGAGCCGGGATGCGGACGGCGTTGCTTGAAGACGATTTCGATGCGGTGCTTATGGATTTTAACCTTCCCGACGGCAACGGCATCGCCTTTATCCAGGAAGTGCACGAAACCGCGCCCGATTTGCCGGTAATTATCATCACCGCCCATAGCAGCATCGAACGAGCGGTGGACGCCATGCGCAAAGGCGCTCACGATTTTTCTCCCAAGCCCATCGATTTCAACCGCCTCGCGGTTTCCGTCAAGAACGCCGTCGAATGGTTCGCCCTTAAACGTAAAGTCGCCAAGTTGGAACGATCCAAGAAAAGCGGCCTCTGCGGCCTCCTCGGCGGCAGCCCCGAAATGCAGGTGATTTATCGCATTATTGAGAACGTCGCTTCCAGCAAGGCGCCGGTTTTGATAACTGGCGAAAGCGGAACCGGCAAGGAACTCGCCGCCCAAGCGATCCATCAACTGTCCCCCCGCGCCGGGCAGGAACTGATCGACGTGAATTGCTCCGCCATTCCCAAAGACCTGCTGGAAAGCGAATTGTTCGGCCATGAACGCAACGCCTTCACCGGCGCCAATGAGCGCTATATCGGGCGATGCGAGCGGGCGGACAAATCCACCCTTTTTCTCGACGAAATCGCGGAAATGAACGCAGCGCTGCAACCGAAACTGCTGCGCTTTCTCGAAGAACACGCCTTTTACCGCGTGGGCGGCAAGGAAAAACTGTCCGTGGACATCCGCATCGTCTCCGCCACCAACCGCGATCCGATGGAAGCCATTCGGCAAGGTCAGCTTCGCGAAGACCTCTATTACCGCTTAAACGTCGTCAACATCCACTTTCCTCCTCTGCGCGAACGGCCGGAAGACATCCCCGATCTGGCGGCGCATTTCCTGGAGAAATTCGCCCAAACGAACGGCAAGAATTTTCACGAAATCGGCGCGGATGCCGAAAACGCCTTGTGCGAATACTCCTGGCCCGGCAACGTGCGGGAATTGCAGAATTGCATTCAACAAGCGGTGGTTTTGAATACGGGGGAACGCCTGGAATGGGAAATGCTTCCCGAACCGGTGCGCGCCAAGGCGAAAACGCCGTCGGTTTCTAAAGATTTTGGAGAAGAAGAAGTTGCAATGTCCCATTCCGAAGACGGCATCGTCCCTGTAGAGGTTTACGAGAAACAAGCCATCGAAAAAGCCCTGCGCATCGTCAATGGAAACGTAGCCAAAGCCGCAACCGGCCTCCACCTGAGCCAGGCCACGCTCTACCGCAAGATTAAGGATTATGAAATCGTTCTTAAGCGGTTTAAGAAAAGTTGA
- a CDS encoding AAA family ATPase gives MAAALSRLTIKGFKSIQSLENFELTNLNVFIGGNGAGKSNFIDFFRMLHAMMELPLPELPLASLQAYLEDGGGIDDFLFNGPKITKQIEVKMYFGANGYRFKLVPTADEAYLINDEARYFEGGSTGWWELGSGHSTPKLLEEVKKTKYPKVPYYVFDSISEWKIYHFHDTSKFAAMRRSETIADNEYLRFDAANIAPFLLYLKNNKSDSYEQIVDTIRLAAPFFDDFKLKPNGQEKVKLLWHQKGSDYPLKPHHLSDGTLRFICLTTALLQPNLLSTIIIDEPELGLHPYAIEILAEVIRAASKKTQVIISTQSAALVDCFEQENIIVVNREKGASTFKRLNQEELALWLEDYSLGDLWRKNIIAGGPAHE, from the coding sequence ATGGCGGCGGCATTAAGTAGATTAACCATAAAAGGCTTTAAGTCGATTCAGTCGCTGGAGAATTTCGAACTGACGAACCTGAACGTTTTCATAGGCGGCAACGGCGCGGGGAAGAGTAACTTCATAGATTTCTTCCGCATGTTGCACGCTATGATGGAATTGCCTTTGCCCGAGCTGCCACTTGCAAGTCTACAGGCTTATCTAGAAGACGGCGGCGGCATTGACGATTTTCTTTTTAACGGTCCCAAAATAACAAAACAGATCGAAGTAAAGATGTATTTCGGCGCTAACGGCTATCGCTTCAAACTCGTTCCCACGGCTGATGAAGCATACTTAATTAATGATGAAGCAAGATACTTTGAAGGCGGTTCTACGGGGTGGTGGGAATTAGGCAGCGGTCATTCCACTCCAAAATTGCTAGAAGAAGTAAAAAAAACTAAGTACCCCAAAGTACCATACTATGTTTTTGATTCTATTTCCGAGTGGAAAATTTATCATTTTCATGACACCAGCAAATTCGCTGCGATGCGCCGCTCTGAAACGATCGCCGATAACGAATATTTGCGGTTTGATGCGGCGAATATCGCGCCCTTCCTCCTTTATTTAAAAAACAATAAATCCGATTCGTATGAACAAATCGTTGATACGATTCGTTTGGCCGCTCCGTTTTTTGACGATTTTAAATTAAAACCAAACGGTCAAGAGAAAGTAAAACTCCTTTGGCATCAAAAGGGTTCCGACTATCCACTTAAACCGCACCATTTATCTGATGGTACGCTTCGATTTATCTGCCTTACGACGGCTCTTTTGCAACCTAATCTGCTATCAACAATCATTATCGACGAACCGGAACTTGGCTTGCATCCCTACGCCATCGAAATTCTGGCGGAAGTCATACGCGCCGCTTCCAAGAAAACGCAAGTCATTATATCCACGCAGTCCGCCGCTCTCGTCGATTGCTTCGAACAGGAAAATATCATTGTCGTTAACCGCGAAAAGGGAGCCTCCACATTTAAGCGGCTAAATCAAGAAGAACTTGCATTATGGCTTGAAGACTATTCGCTGGGCGACCTCTGGCGCAAGAACATCATCGCCGGAGGACCTGCCCATGAGTAG
- a CDS encoding prepilin-type N-terminal cleavage/methylation domain-containing protein: MNRKSFNAFTLIELLIVVAIIGILAAIAVPNFINAQTRAKIARVQGDFKAYGTAMEIYILDCGAAPWDSPSPAGDHGWASSLSRLTTPISYMTALVPDVFQAEDVKAALTKSHFVGGNLSYDYTTIYFNGGVQTPSAIWKFLFGKSLWRLCSAGPDKALTNVSGREWLAPPYNASNGLVSPGDITYSQESFLNK, encoded by the coding sequence ATGAACAGAAAATCATTCAACGCTTTTACCTTAATCGAACTGTTGATCGTGGTAGCGATCATCGGGATATTGGCGGCCATCGCCGTCCCCAATTTCATCAATGCGCAAACGCGAGCCAAAATCGCGCGGGTGCAAGGCGATTTTAAAGCCTACGGTACGGCGATGGAAATCTATATCCTCGATTGCGGCGCGGCGCCGTGGGACAGTCCTTCACCGGCGGGCGATCACGGCTGGGCTTCCAGCCTCTCGCGGCTGACGACGCCGATTTCGTACATGACGGCTCTCGTACCCGACGTATTCCAGGCGGAAGACGTAAAAGCAGCATTGACGAAATCCCATTTCGTCGGCGGCAATCTTTCCTACGATTACACGACGATCTATTTTAACGGCGGCGTACAGACTCCTTCGGCGATTTGGAAATTTCTCTTCGGCAAATCGCTATGGCGCCTATGCAGCGCCGGGCCGGACAAGGCGCTGACGAACGTATCGGGCCGCGAATGGTTGGCGCCGCCCTACAACGCCTCCAACGGCCTGGTCTCTCCCGGCGACATCACCTACTCTCAGGAGAGTTTTTTGAATAAGTAG